AGCTTCCCATCCCTCAGTCCCACGCCATCCTTTCCTTCCCGCTCCGGGCCCAGCGCGAATTCGCGCCGCCATCACATCATCCCCCAGCTTGCCTCCGGGGCCACCTCTACACAACCGCGCTGCCCCGCATCCTAATCAAACTCGAGCCGtacaggaggaagaagaaggtcCCAGGACGCAGGGTCCCCGAGCCTGGATGGCCCAGGCGAAGGGAGATCAGCGGCGGATGGAACTGTGAATATCCCTTTCACTGCCTACCTGATGGCTGAGGCCAGACGGAAAGGAAAGAGCCTTTCTCCCAGAATCCCTTTTGGGCTCCTCCCCCAATTCAGCGAAAGTCTTTCCGGTGGAAAGGCTGCGGCTGCCCAGAGCCTCATGGGACATGTAGTTCTGGCAGAGAGCCTAGTGGGCGGAGTTCCGCCGGGATTAGGCACCACCTTCCCTATTGTCCCTCCCTCTGATCCTCCAGGCGACAGTCCCTGGCGAGATCTTTGTGGGCGAGTGTTCAGGACAGTCCCGCCGCCGGGGGAAGGCAAGTTGGGGGCGGGGCTCCAGTGGCTAAATCCCGCCGTGGAGCCGTGCAGCCAGCGCGCCGCTATCTTCCGGATCTGCGGAGTGTACAGGTCTGTGTCATGAGTTGTGCGGGGCGGCTTTACGCACAGCAGGCTCCGCACTTGAGGTGTTGCTGCGGGGAACGCTGTCATCTTGCACCCCCAGGACGGGTGCAGAAATCTGGCATCCTAAACGGCTCGGACCCCTGCGACGCTGCTCCAGCCGCCAAATAAGACGTCTGTGGCCCCGGCTTCGCGGGTGGCGGCCCTCGCACCGCACCTTCCTGCACCCACCCCTGGGTCAATTCGTGCTTTAGCCCCGTGGGCCCAGCTCCGAGGGATTTTGTCCTAATAATGATCCGGGGTGGGGGGAGCACGGGCGGCTCCGTGCTTTTCCATTTGTATCTTTCATGCGTACATATTTGGTTGCAGTATTGCTACGTCAGAACCAGTTTTTTAGAATAGCGAAATGTTTATTTGCCAAGACCTGCTTGGCAGGTGCGAGTGTTTCAGGAAGAAATGCGGAGAAAATGCTGGCATTTTGTGCTGcattctttatagaaaaatgatAGCTTTTTTGCgtctccagaatattttcattttcgaTAGTCGTGTGGTTTAATTCTACAAGTTCTAAGTTTAAGTGTGGCCAGGGTTTAAGAGAATCACATTTATATTCTAATTCATTAGCGGTTAGGTTATTTCTCCCCTATTTTCtatctttcctgtttttgtttttgtttttaaatcgcAGCTCTAACATTTTAAGAGTTCTTACATGGTTGATTGATTCAATTAAATACTTATAAAGTGCCTAAGTTCTGACCATTaatttgcgaacttgccaccgtgtgcgtGGCAGctctgtacaaacagctcggtaaggtttcataaccctggtgtatcagtgtctcacagctgtgctcgTGTccacgtgtggcagtgtcttgctgagtggcgttcattattactgttgcgtgtttttgtgtgctgtggTGAGAATgtttgagcttgaattagaacaatgaacaaacatcaaatttcttgttaaacttgacaagagtggaagtgaaattggGAACATGTTAGTCGaggtttatggggataatgccatgaagaaaaaggcagtgtacaaatgggttaaaCGTTTTTCTAAATGGAGAGAaaatgtcactgatgaagagaggtcagtaACGAGCGGTCGGCCAGTAAccagcagaactgacaaaaacattgcaaaaattgttgagttgtgcatcaaaatcaccagctgactgtgagaagcataacagaccaagtaaacatcgatacagaatatcttaactgaaaatcttggcatgaggaAGGTGTGCAAGAccccgaaggagctcttgcatcatgacaatgcacgaactcacacggcactgtctgtgagggaatttttagccagtaaacaaataactgcatggaaaaaccctccctactcacctgatctggcccccaatgactttttcctttatttgaagataaagtgactattgacaggaagacattttaatgacattcaggacatcaagggtaagaggatgacagctctgatggccattccagagagagttccaaaattgctttgaagggtggactaggcactggcattggtgcataactcCCCAAGGGatgtactttgaaggtgaccatagttgatattcagcaatgaggtatgcagcacttttatctaggatgagtttgcaaacttaattgtcagaccttgtatgtgcCAGGTAATGTCCCAATTGCTGGGGACGCTGCAGTGGTCAATGCAGAACTTCTTGTTTCCTTGGAAACGGGGCAGtcaacattatatatatatatatatataaaatgttgggACAAATGTTCAGTCAGGGGAGGGAAGAGATAGGGAATGTTTGGATTGGGTCGAAATTTTGGATGGAATGTTTAGGGTAAGTCTTGAGAAAAGACCTAAAGTAACGTTTGAGAAAAGACCTAAAGGATGTGAGTAGTGGAGACGTGGGGACTGATTTTAGTCAGAGGGACAAGTGGCAATGCTAGAGTATGCCTGGATTAATacaggaacagcaaggaggcagTGTGGCTAGAGTCAACCATAGGGAAACTAGCAGATGACATGAGAGAGGTGAATGTTCTTATGAGGACTTTGGGTTTCCAAACTGCCAAAGAGTGGAAACCACTGGAAGATTGAGCAGAAGGAAAACTTCATGCggcttacatttttaaaggttcaTTTGGATTGTAGCTTTGAGgctaaaaggaagaaagggaaaagtgaaAGCAGAGAGACTAGTTAGGaggttgtattagtttccttgtGCTATTGTACAAAATTACAGCaaatttactggcttaaaacaacacaaatttattgtcttctagttctgtaggtcagaaatctcactaggctaaaatcaagttgtcagcagggctgggttCTTTTAGAGGCACTAGGGGAGAATATGTTTCCTTGCCTATTCCAGCTTCCagggccacctgcattccttgactcctgaccccttcctccaccttcaaagaCAGAAGTATAGCATttacaaatctctctctctcactttctgaCACTCTTGTCTCCCttttataaagacatttataaTTACATTGGGTCCACCCAGATattccaggataatctccccatctcaaggttgTTAATTTAATCACAGCTGCAGAATCCCCTTTCTTATGTGAAGTAAAATACTGGGTTCGGGGTTTATGCCAGGGATATCTGTAAGACACCAGACAAGAGAAGTTGGTGTCTTGAACCCCTTCGTTAGTGATGGAGGTGGTAAATGGTCCAGCTTGGATGTGTTTCAAAGGTAGAGGATTTGCTGATGGAGCAGAAGTGGGATATGAGAAAAATGAGTCAAGACTGATTGACTGCAGAGTTGGAGGAATCATTTGGAAAGAAGAGTCTGGCAATGTGAATGATCACTGCTAATATCTGAGATTTTGCAGTTTTGCTTCTTAATCTCGTTTCTCTGTTTTGCAAGATTTGGATTGGTATTTctaattgattttcagatttcTGAGGGCAAGGATCATTTTCCATTTTGCCCCATAATTTGTCCCTAATGCCTGGCATTATGATAAGCCCTCcgtaaatatttttctaagtgaaTAAAAGAATTGTAAGACGGAATCTGCTTATTTTATGTGCAATATTGTATGCAAAACTCTtaatgtatgtttatgtatgtaaaatatattcatatctgGATAGTAAAAGTATTGCACACAGTACATgatgtttacataaaaattttatagtgTAGTTTTCCCTATGTGATACTTACATAAGATCCATCTATGATTTTAACCATGTTTCAGTATTAGTATCTTTCTGATTGTATAAAAAGATTATGTTTTACTTATAAAAGTAGAATGATTTCCTTAGAAGAACAGAAGTACTGACAATTTGGGAAGCTGTTTCTGGTGGCTCTTCAAAGAGAATATTGACCAAGCTCAGTGCTTTCCACAGGGATGGACCAGGTCATGTTTTTATTCTCGCGCAGCATTGTTGATTAGCCTGGACTGCACTGGATTTTGCCTGTTAAGCACACTCTCTCAGTCTTTTAACATCAGATCAGGATTAATAggtaaaatgttgaattttactGTTTCTTAGGGTAGGGACTGTAACAAGTAGCTCTAACTCCTACGTTTTGTAACCTGTGTTGATGCAGTTTCTGTGTAAGCACTTTCTGTCCTCATAGCATCACAGTGTTAGAAGGAACCTCAAAGGTTATAATCCATCTACTCTGGAGCCTTTCACACTCTTGAAACCTAGATTTACATGAGACTTGACCACCCCCAGGATCTGTTCGTGTGATTCAGTGCCTATTCAGGCTTCTGCAGATGACCTCCCTTTTGTATTTGGGAGGAAATGGTGCATATTTATTGTGTTTGGGAACTATGAAATATTATGTCTCTAGAACCaagcttttagtttttatttgtaaatctgAGTATTTATAAGTGTAACAACCACTTCCTTATGAGTCCCCACCATCGTTatcatatatagaaaataaagtatttttgtatgtgtatttattcattatcttacataatttttaaagaaatcatactTTTTAATTGATAGTAGCAGTTCACATATCTTCAGCTTTATGTATTATTGTTTCCCAGTTGAAGACAACTAAGTACTTAGAATGTCCCAACTGTGCTTTGATTAATCGCTTGTCCTTCCATCTTTGTTTTCATCTTGATGCTATAGAATATTCAACATGGTCTATTCTGTCTTACcgctttccttgtctttctttcctaAAGAAACTTAAAGTCCTTACCTAGTGTTTGAGTTAcctctattgttatttttactgtttGCCATTGGAGATTTCTCTGATAACACTGAAACAAATCcctcaatttattcatttacacacacaaaatagtaCGTATTTTTTAACAAACTTGATCTGCTAACCCTAATATCAGTGAGTGATCACAGTACAATCGCAGTATACCACTTTTGAAGCAGATGTATTAAGGCCACTTCCAAAGACACTTTGGCACATTTGATTTCTGAATGTCTCGGGATTCTATTGGTTTCAGCATTTTTCCAGTTTGTCTCCCTTTTACAGAGGGTCTATTGCTGTCATTAggtgtaattttctttaaaatgcctgCTTCAGTCAATTACAGTATGTACCTGCCATTTTAAACActtggttttttgtgtttttttaaaagatttgtataATACGTGgtaaagggactttttttttgattgaacaagaaggaaagaggaggtaAGCACTGGTATTTAGAAATTCTACTGGGGCTAAGACATTTTCAGAGGAtggcaaatagaaaataacaataaaatcaatttatatCCTGACAGCAACCTTTTCTGAGAACAGAATTGTTCTGTGCAGCCATCATTTTTCTTATCCCTTGGAAGATTTTTATCCTCATCTCATGTGGTTAGGTGGCAACTTCCTTTAAATTTTAGCTATCATGAAAAACCCTTTGAAAGATTCAGTGGTATCATAACTTAGAGACCACAATATGCAGAACAGAGTAGAATCCTATGATAAATGAGATGACATTAAATTAGTCATAAATTCAGAAGTATGTGTAGGAAACCTTTCAAAATGGGCCATGGTTGCTGATATAGGAGATAGCATACCATAGGTAATCAATTACACAAAGCTCTGCCCTTATAAATACTGAGAAGTCTTCTATTGCAGTTATgttgaaaatataaaggaaataaactgaTGATTACTTCTCTACTGACAAAATGTAGTGTACTGCTCTGGCAATGAGTGCTATATTATTACTGCAACAATAATGGTAGCATTAAAAATGTTCCTGTCAGCAGATTAGTGTTGTAGCTGATTTGGGTCACAAAACATTACAGACTTGGAGAAGATAAAGTAGGGAAGTTCATTTGTTACTTAATGTTTTTGGtgttggtaaaagaaaaaaaaaaaaaatcagtagtgaTGTAcaacacacatgcatgcatggaACGATACCCAGCATAAAAGATACCTTTTATCTGAATGCTTATTTGAACTTTCTTGATGTAGTTGTTTTTTGACTTGCAAGTAGTTCTGTTATCCCTTTTGATCAGTTATTTCATGTTGTACACTTGTAGGTAAGAGGAAAATTGGGGGAGATGGCAAAATGCCTTTTTAAGTTCTATCAACTTACTGTTTTGTATTTAATGagccttgttttcctttctgctttggCTTCTGGTACCTTGCCTTCTGGGAAAGAAAAGCTTTGaggaaaattgaagaaaatgttaCCTCGTTTTGCTCTTCCTTGGATACAGTAGAAAGCTAGGAGAGatgagttttccttttctttctagtttaaAGTGCCtgagcaatttttctaggatcaAGAAGTATGACTCAAAAAGATGTATGACTAAGAGAACCCATGTAGATACCGAAATCCTGAGAAATGACTTACAGTAGCATTAATAACAttagtgtttctttaaaaaatcgtGTCCCTTCTCTATCCAAATTTTTATCTACACGTTTCCTTAAATTTTtacttacatgtttatttttccaggtAACTATTGCTGAGCAGGCAGTCTCTTTCAAGGATTGGCTTTATCTAGAATTCGATTTGGATTCCTATAAACTTAATtagtattgaaatattttttgtgtaaaatgtttattatttttgaaaatgggCATTCATAACTATACATGTATTCTTATGTTTATCTACATTATCTTTGCAAAAATACATGAGAAACTGGTAACACTGATTGTATAAGGGAGCAGATGGGAGACTGGGAATGGGGTTTGGAAGGATCGACCTTACTCTATATATCCCcttttatatttgacattccCCCCATGTATGtacttattaaatttaaatatagaaaggaaaagagaaggttgATTTCAACagcatacaattttaaaaatctctattctCTTTACAGTGATATCCTGAAAGAAGATGGGAAAGGGCTGCAAGGTTGTGGTGTGTGGCTTCTTGTCTGTGGGGAAAACAGCAATTTTGGAGCAGCTCCTTTATGGGAATCATACTATTGGtaagattatttttctctgtaggtTGTGGGAATTGCAGGGGTCTTTTATTGGTCCTGCTAATCTAAAGATGGGTGACAAAAGTGAGGTGTAATCCAGGGGGACCAAAAAGGTCATAGAAGTCAACAGAGATTGAGGGAGGACAGTTGGTGCCGCTGCCTTGATTTGTTCTAAGGCACCAGCAGTTTTACCCACCATTGCTTTTGCATCATCggtgcaaatgtcaacacagcGGAAAAGACAAATGTCTTAGTATTATGATGAAAATGGTTTTGCCCACATGGACTCCCTGAAAAGAGAACTCAAGGGATCTGCAGACCACACTCTGTGAGCTGCTGGGGCGTGTAAATATTCTCAGCTGAGCTACATTGTGTACTatgattgtttcttttctttttgtttttatggaggctagtatttgctttatttagtcatttctttagttttgtttataCCTTTTGCTAATTCTTCCACATGTCCAGATATTTCTCCATTTCCTAGGTCAACTATGTCAGAGatactcctttttttccccttcgaAGTATACTCCCAAGAGCTCGCTAGCTATCTAGACCTATTCCATGGTAACGGAACTTCTCTTTACCTTTCTTTCCTCCTAGGTTTGATTTCCTGTTCCCTAGATCTCTTGGCATCTTCTTTTGGTTTATGCCCTTCTTTTGGTGAAGCACATTTTCAGTACTTTTGGGGGTTTGAAAATGTTGTACAATGAATGGGGCATTGGGTGATGACCACCCTTAAGATGCCTTCtgtgcctggtgcatagtaggaATCTTGGGGTTTCTGGGTCTTGAGGCTTTTGTATTTACTGTTGCCCCTGTGATTCTCTTTACTCGTGTTGGGTTCTGTTTTCTGGATCTGATATCTTCCTCTTCTATGATTACGTGCTAATTTTGATGGCAAGCCTCTTCAAATAGGTTcctgagaaaatgtatgtaatacatttttttgaggcttcacatatttgaaaatttctttattttacactCACAATTGAGTTATAATTTTTATAGGTAGAGAATTCCAGATTGAGAATAATTTCCTTTAagaattttgaaagctttttcccattatctgttttccttttttgtaaaatgCACCATCCATATAAAAAAGTGCATAAAACACATATATGGTTTAATGAATCATTGTAAAACAAACCTTTGCATAATCTCCACGCAGGTCAAAGAGTAGAACATTAAGGGCATGTTCCTCTCTCCAATCACAGCTTATCTCTTCCCTGACTTTTGGTtagtcatttccttttctttagttttgcCTCGTTGCTAAATGGTATAGTTTATTTTAGCCTGTTACTGACtttatatcaatggaatcatactgtataaCTTTTtcagtgtctggcttctttcatttaacattttatttgtaagattcattcatattgttgtaGGTAGCTGTGGTTTAATTTTCATTGCCTTATAGTATACCTCAACTTATTTATCTCTTCTAtcttgatgaacatttgagttgtttccagtttggggctattagaATAATGCTGCGGTGAACAGTCTTGTACATGTATTCCAGCTATTATGTGGACAAGTTTTGGGGTATGTATCtgggagtgaaattgctggttcATAGAAGAtgtgtattttcaattttatcagATTCTATTATCTTCTTACTTCTACTGTTGCTTTTGAGAAGCTAAGAACCATTAATATTCTTGATGCTTTGGATGCTTTGTAGGCTCTCTTCTTTGTCCCCCgtgttctgaaatttcagtgGTGTATCATGTAATTAGTCTGCTTTCATCGTGGTACTGGGCATTCAGCAGGCCCTTTCAACATGCAAATGCGTGTTCTTCAGCTCTGAATTATTTTGTTGATGCTTTCCGTACTCTTatgttttttgttctctctctctctggatgcTGGACCTTCTGGAATAATCATCTAATTTTTCTCCTCTCCGGTTTTTCATTTCTCAGTATTTTGTTCCCCTTTTTGggaattttcctcattttcactttCCAGCCTTTCTGTTGAGTTCTCGTTTCTTAGCATCCTGTTCTTATTTCATGGATTCACTATCGTATCTCTTTGAGTATAATATTgcgggttttttttgttttgttttgttttgttttgttttgttttgttttgcatagtCTTTTTCCCTAAGGTGCTCTTTTCTGATTTTCgctctctcttttcctcagaTATTTGGTAATCCTAGGTTGTCTGCTCACAGTTAAGAATGAAGAACTAAAAAGTTAATTGAAAACTGTAAGCATGTGAATAGGATTTATGACTTTGAGCTTCACTGGAAGGCCATCTGGGTGGGGCATTTGTTGAGGAACCCTAGATGTTATCATATTTAggattttatctttttcactggCCAGATTCCTCTGCCTAGTGGATAAAGACCTGGCTGCCAAAGTTTTGGGAGCAGAGGGAGCATGTCAGTTAATTGCCCCTGGTTTTCACTATGGAACTCATACCCTCTATCCCTCAGTCTAAGCATCTTCTGTTTTACTCTCTTCATAAATTGTACCCTTAGTCTTCTGTACAGGGTAGAGGTAGTTGCCCAGCAGCATGGAGTGGGAGAGATCTAGAGAGCTGATGGAAGACTCACGACTTCAGTTGACTTATACAGTAACAACATCACAAAAGGTCTAAGCTCAATGAGGGTAGAAGGGGAGCTAGACTGGCTTTTGGTAGATAAAACATCCACCAAAAGTCTTGGTAgtttttgcctttaaatttttttgtagtCAAAGCCCAGTAAGTTTGTGTCTTAACAGAGTAACCTTTAATTTCCTAAGGTAGCTTAATTTATCACAGGATACACATACGCAAACCTGTGAATAATTTTCCCTTTCTAAACACTGAACACATTCCATAAAGAATTATGCTGATGAAAGTAAATTTTTGGTTTCTCATGATGCAACCTATTTATCATTACATGATGATTCCTTTTAATCTAATACTTTATGGAGATTTTAATACAGACATTTCACGTAAAGTACCTGTAACAAATCATTCTACAGTATTTAGGTTAATTAGGGAAACCTAATTAGAACAAGAGGTTTCAAAAACCTATAATATAGTATGTTTTATTGGTGTAAGATGTTATCCATATGACTTTACCTTTGGCTATATGTAAATATGAAGGCGACTACTGGGACAGTACCATACCTGTCTTATCATATGCCTCTCCACTACTCATTACAATTCTAAGTGTTCATCTTCTCCCCTAATCCCCTTATCAATAAATGATCATTGAATACTTGCTGTGAACACAGGATGTTTCCTTTCAAAAAATTATAGACTAGTTGAAGACACAAACCTCACAAACGAAACAaagtaaaatgcatttttaaaggatcatGCAGGCAAGAAAGGAACTGAAATTGGGGCATCAATTATgaatccattcactcattcagcaaacatttgctaAGGACTGTGTAAGTAAGTCAACTTGTTACTCCTCCGAACTATCAAGATAGGTTAGCCAGTCCTGGCTCTCAAGGTGTTTACACTCCAGTTGTGGAGGAGACTGATATGGCAAGATTTCAGTATAAAATAGTGTTATCTACAAGGCACAGTAGGagcagaaaggagggaaggggataCTCAGGAGAGGATCCACAGAGTTGACATTTGAGCACAGTCTGGAAAGGATACAAGGTATTTACCAGGTGTTTACTGAGTTATTGCAGTAGTTCAGGTAAGATAACACACCAATGGGAATGGAAGGAGGCAAAGGATTGAGCAGATGTTTCAGCAGTAGAGTGGCTGGCTGATTTATGGTTGGTAACTTTCCTTGTTCAGAGAGAACTCTAGTAACAAGTTTTGTTAGTTTGAAGTTCTTGCAGGATATTCAATAAAGTGCCTGGTAGGTACTGGGGAGTTAAGGTCTGGTGCTCAGGCCCAGAAGGGACATAAATTTTGAGTCCCTCAACAGGCCCTGGAAAGAGTGGAAGTTGCACAGAAAAACAGCACATTTACCCCCATCTTCTCTTTGACTCTgatggagaagaaaatgaggcCTCGTAGTTGTTgaagttacttttaaaatcagcCCTTAATTCTCCAATTTAGGTATAAAGTTCTTTGACTCTTGCtatagttactttttaaaaatacgtaCTAGTAAATCTCATtgctaaatttttatttctacttttatgtctataaagaaatatttttaaaatgcactttgTTCATTTACTACAagtatctttcattttaaagacattagtaaatgaaaatatcatacTTACATGTAGTAAATAGGGAACCTAGAAAGCCAACTTCTGCAGGACAAAAAAATACTCAACAGTTGGTACTGAGTTGTCCAGgaagagtaatatttttaaactgaggtaaattaacatattagtttcaggtgtacaacgtaatgatgtgatatttgtatatataagagtaatttctttttaatgccagGAATAGAAGATTGTGAAACAATGGAAGATGTATATATGGCTTCAGTGGAAACGGATCGGGGAGTGAAAGAACAGTTACACCTTTATGACACCAGAGGCCTGCAGGAAGGTGTGGAACTGCcaaagcattatttttcatttgctgatGGCTTTGTTCTTGTATACAGTGTGAACAATCTTGAATCCTTTCAAAGAGTAGAGcttctgaagaaagaaattgataagtttaaagacaaaaaagaggTAAGTGGGTATGTTAAAAATGCCAACTATGAAttataatactattaaaattgtggcacggacattttaaaaatatttttaaaacatcagtgtGTATTCATAGTATctgtagtcttctttttttttttcgtagCCCAGGAAGCAGGACTGACAGAGTTCAATCAGGACCAGCACGTGACTTTCTGCCTTTGCTTATTACCACGTATAAGTTGAATTTTAATGATTCCATATCTCAAGTTCACGTTATATTGTGTTTGGCATCACTGTTTCTTACGGCTCTTTACTGTCTCCTGGGTTAAATAGGATTCTTGGCTTCAGCCTTaccggggaaaaaaaaaaaaaagaaacttaataaTTATTGGATTCTACCCATTTACCACTTAAAAATAAGATACTTATAATGGTCTATAGTCTTACATGACTTGGCCCACGCCTGTCCTTCTCATCCTAGCTTTATCATTCTGTTCCCGTCACTGTACTGCACTGACACTGGTCtgctttctgttgttttcaacATGGTAATTTTGTTCCCCTATGAAGTCCTTTTCAATTGCTCCTTCTCCTGCCTGGAACTCCCTTATCATAGATCTTTTTCCAGATCGTCACGTGGCTGACTCAGCATCTAGGAATACCTCATATAATAAACTGGTTAACAGCACTGGCTAAATGTTCTTAacctagatttttattttatttttatgttaaacttTTTGAGGTGATCGTAGATTCACaagcaattttaagaaatgagatCCTTACCTAGTTTTCCCCAATGCCAACTTCGTACAAAACTGTAGTACAATAttacaaccaggatattgacgtTTATACAgttaagatacagaacatttccatcactgcaagGATCCCTCAAAGATTCACAAGGTTCAATcttcaaaagatacaaaaaggCAAGTGGAAGGCTCCCCTCCaacctgttttctatttttcctatcAAAACAGATAAATGCTGTTATTTTCTGGAGTATCCTCTAGGTTCCCCTGCCTGTCCCCCACAAAGTTGAAAGGCTAGTTCAATGAACACTCATATATACTTGAATCTTGCTCTGTGCCTCAAtgtttctgcctcagtttccttatctataaaatgataatagtaCCTTCTTCATATGGTTGTTATGGGGACTTAAG
This Rhinolophus sinicus isolate RSC01 linkage group LG10, ASM3656204v1, whole genome shotgun sequence DNA region includes the following protein-coding sequences:
- the NKIRAS1 gene encoding NF-kappa-B inhibitor-interacting Ras-like protein 1; amino-acid sequence: MGKGCKVVVCGFLSVGKTAILEQLLYGNHTIGIEDCETMEDVYMASVETDRGVKEQLHLYDTRGLQEGVELPKHYFSFADGFVLVYSVNNLESFQRVELLKKEIDKFKDKKEVAIVVLGNKIDLSEQRQVDAEVAQQWAKSEKVRLWEVTVTDRKTLIEPFTLLASKLSQPPSKSSFPLPGRKNKGNSSSEN